A single genomic interval of Porphyromonas sp. oral taxon 275 harbors:
- a CDS encoding metallophosphoesterase: MVYLYSVLCCLFLFPYLGWRGGQALGARARRLYWGLLATIFVLFFLCLATHRLFQADWMSAVMNGMVYIFFSTLYVAAAVFLINGLRRLDARYWGCYGRLGLRGQRWLKQGLFAGLVLLFFGLMVVGHHNVRYPQVVHRRLVLSRLTPAGAEPRQRMRLVFFSDLHIGEAMTPDYVGRAVDLILAQHPDVILSGGDFIDHLSEYAYDPRVMKLMRRLHAGAPSGAYYVLGNHEYRADTMANIRYVAETGATLLRDSTALIVSPRGDSLRLIGRDDAVNEERRPLESFFAGAPSSLPTILMEHTPKSIDSLSLYPMDLMLCGHTHGGQIWPGQLLVWARVGMASGLRREGERELYISQGIGSAGATYRIGTRSEIVVYDLWW; encoded by the coding sequence ATGGTCTACCTCTATTCCGTACTCTGCTGCCTCTTCCTCTTCCCCTATCTGGGCTGGCGCGGAGGTCAAGCCCTCGGGGCGCGGGCACGCCGCCTCTACTGGGGACTACTGGCGACGATCTTCGTCCTCTTCTTCCTGTGTCTGGCGACGCATCGCCTCTTCCAGGCGGACTGGATGAGCGCCGTGATGAATGGGATGGTCTACATCTTCTTCTCCACGCTCTATGTCGCGGCTGCGGTCTTCCTGATCAATGGGCTGCGGCGCCTCGACGCGCGCTACTGGGGCTGCTATGGGCGCCTGGGGCTGCGAGGGCAGAGGTGGCTCAAGCAGGGCCTTTTCGCAGGGCTCGTCCTGCTCTTCTTCGGCCTCATGGTCGTCGGACATCACAATGTCCGCTACCCGCAGGTAGTGCATCGCCGCCTGGTACTCTCGCGGCTGACGCCCGCGGGGGCTGAGCCGCGCCAGCGCATGAGGCTGGTCTTCTTCTCTGACCTACATATCGGCGAGGCGATGACCCCCGACTACGTAGGCCGCGCCGTAGACCTCATCCTCGCCCAGCACCCCGACGTCATCCTCTCGGGCGGGGACTTCATCGACCACCTCAGCGAGTACGCCTATGACCCGCGGGTGATGAAGCTGATGCGGCGCCTCCACGCCGGCGCCCCCAGCGGTGCCTACTATGTGCTGGGCAACCATGAGTACCGCGCCGATACGATGGCCAATATCCGCTACGTGGCGGAGACGGGTGCCACGCTCCTGCGCGACAGCACTGCCCTCATCGTCAGCCCTCGCGGGGATAGCCTCAGGCTCATCGGCCGCGACGATGCGGTCAACGAGGAGCGCCGTCCGCTGGAGTCCTTCTTCGCGGGCGCACCCAGCAGCCTCCCCACGATCCTCATGGAGCACACGCCGAAGTCCATCGACAGCCTCAGCCTCTATCCCATGGACCTCATGCTCTGCGGGCATACGCACGGCGGGCAGATCTGGCCGGGGCAGCTGCTGGTCTGGGCGCGCGTCGGCATGGCCTCGGGCCTGCGCCGTGAGGGCGAGCGTGAGCTCTATATCTCGCAGGGGATCGGTTCGGCGGGGGCTACCTACCGCATCGGTACGCGCAGCGAGATCGTCGTCTACGACCTCTGGTGGTAG
- a CDS encoding DUF4369 domain-containing protein: MTKRIGRLLGLTLALCLIASCSGRKSSDFIAEGTISGAANQMLYLEETISEEPRLIDSVRLDKQGHFSFRSEGHSYPMLYRLRLGEQHIPFAADSARRFSITAEGARLFDSYRITSPEDYNKQIQEVCRLSTATSRQLEPIVQEAWANRLNADSARARSSELIAALKKQLTERFIYADPKSPAACFALLQTIGSGSYFSPLNPDDAAAFAAVATAYDTFYPEAPYAALLKKAALQARAIKRGSCVIDEPDYELPQQPEVVAYPELSYPDRTGRKVSLKELAAQGPTLVSFTSYAEPWSPELVAELRQLQQAHPELRIYEVSVDADSYFWKNATRTLPWTTVHDAEGRSLGLYNVQHLPSFYAIRGGDLQRLSSPSAFYR; encoded by the coding sequence ATGACCAAGAGAATAGGACGACTACTGGGGCTGACGCTAGCCCTCTGCCTTATAGCCAGCTGCTCGGGCCGCAAGTCGAGCGACTTCATCGCCGAGGGTACCATCAGCGGCGCTGCCAACCAGATGCTCTACCTCGAGGAGACGATCTCTGAGGAGCCTCGCCTCATTGACTCGGTGCGCCTTGATAAGCAGGGGCACTTCTCCTTCCGCAGTGAGGGGCACAGCTACCCGATGCTCTACCGCCTGCGCCTCGGGGAGCAGCATATCCCCTTCGCGGCGGACTCGGCACGTCGCTTCAGCATCACAGCCGAGGGAGCGCGCCTCTTCGACAGCTACCGTATCACTTCGCCCGAGGACTACAATAAGCAGATCCAGGAGGTCTGTCGCCTCAGTACGGCTACCAGCCGTCAGCTTGAGCCCATCGTGCAGGAGGCCTGGGCGAATAGGCTCAATGCCGACTCGGCGCGTGCTCGTAGCTCAGAGCTCATCGCGGCGCTCAAGAAGCAGCTCACCGAGCGCTTCATCTACGCCGACCCCAAGAGCCCTGCAGCCTGCTTTGCGCTGCTGCAGACCATTGGGTCGGGCAGCTACTTCTCCCCGCTCAATCCAGACGATGCCGCGGCCTTCGCTGCCGTAGCTACGGCCTACGATACCTTCTATCCCGAGGCTCCCTATGCGGCCCTGCTCAAAAAGGCTGCCCTCCAGGCGCGAGCTATCAAGCGTGGCAGCTGCGTGATCGATGAGCCAGACTACGAGCTGCCTCAGCAGCCTGAGGTCGTCGCCTATCCCGAGCTCAGCTATCCCGACCGCACGGGGCGCAAGGTCTCGCTCAAGGAGCTCGCGGCTCAGGGCCCTACGCTCGTCAGCTTCACCTCCTACGCCGAGCCTTGGTCGCCCGAGCTCGTGGCAGAGCTGCGCCAGCTCCAGCAGGCGCACCCCGAGTTGCGTATCTACGAGGTCTCGGTGGATGCCGATAGCTACTTCTGGAAGAACGCCACGCGCACCCTCCCCTGGACGACTGTCCACGATGCCGAGGGGCGTAGCCTTGGTCTGTACAATGTGCAGCACCTGCCCTCCTTCTACGCCATCCGCGGCGGGGACCTGCAGCGCCTCAGTTCGCCGAGTGCCTTCTACCGCTAA
- a CDS encoding TM2 domain-containing protein: MDKQMVDLYLVMKQKYFAAEHLPYIRERLMQLTDEQFHSINGVELMDPTVMLLVSIFGGYLGIDRFLLGDIPMGALKLITAGGCGIWTVIDWFQIQDKARQKNFETIAQYFSILS; the protein is encoded by the coding sequence ATGGACAAGCAAATGGTGGACCTTTACCTTGTCATGAAGCAGAAGTATTTCGCCGCCGAACACCTACCCTACATCCGTGAGCGCCTCATGCAGCTGACGGATGAGCAGTTTCACTCGATCAATGGAGTCGAGCTGATGGATCCTACCGTCATGCTCCTCGTCTCGATCTTCGGCGGCTACCTCGGCATCGATCGCTTCCTGCTGGGGGATATCCCGATGGGCGCGCTCAAGCTCATCACCGCTGGTGGCTGCGGGATCTGGACCGTCATAGACTGGTTCCAGATCCAGGATAAGGCCCGCCAGAAGAACTTCGAGACCATCGCACAGTACTTCTCCATCCTCTCCTAG
- a CDS encoding ThiF family adenylyltransferase yields the protein MSQAKAWTERTRLLLGDERVDELAACHVLVVGLGGVGGYASELLVRGGIGRLTIVDADTIQPSNINRQLIATHSCIGEPKARVLAERLRDINPEVELEVIEDFLKDENMVELLDRHRYDFVVDAIDSLSPKVYLIALARERGLPIVSSMGAGAKSDPSKIHQADLAHSYNCTLARALRKRLRKLGISRGVPVVFSSELPDESAVLEIEGERCKRSTAGTISYMPALFGCQLAAYVLQHIHASSAIPPQHAPTGN from the coding sequence ATGAGTCAAGCCAAAGCCTGGACGGAGCGCACGCGACTGCTGCTCGGGGATGAGCGTGTGGACGAGCTCGCTGCCTGCCATGTCCTCGTCGTGGGGCTGGGGGGCGTCGGCGGCTACGCCAGCGAGCTCCTCGTGCGTGGCGGCATCGGTCGCCTCACCATCGTCGACGCCGACACGATACAGCCCTCCAATATCAACCGCCAGCTCATCGCCACGCATAGCTGCATCGGCGAGCCTAAGGCCCGCGTGCTCGCCGAGCGCCTCCGGGACATCAACCCCGAGGTCGAGCTGGAGGTCATCGAGGACTTCCTCAAGGATGAGAACATGGTCGAGCTCCTCGACCGCCATCGCTATGACTTCGTCGTCGATGCCATCGACTCCCTCTCCCCCAAGGTCTACCTCATCGCCCTGGCGCGGGAGCGCGGGCTGCCCATCGTCTCCTCCATGGGGGCGGGGGCGAAGAGCGATCCCTCCAAGATCCATCAGGCGGACCTAGCGCACAGCTACAACTGCACGCTGGCCCGTGCCCTCCGCAAGCGCCTCCGTAAGCTGGGCATCAGCCGCGGCGTGCCCGTCGTCTTCTCTAGCGAGCTGCCCGATGAGTCGGCCGTGCTGGAGATCGAGGGCGAGCGCTGCAAGCGCTCCACCGCGGGCACCATCTCCTATATGCCGGCCCTTTTCGGCTGCCAGCTGGCGGCCTATGTGCTGCAGCATATCCACGCCTCATCCGCTATCCCCCCGCAGCATGCTCCTACAGGCAACTAA
- a CDS encoding DUF2752 domain-containing protein: MRRRPALRLSPYLTRLRRWARDYWLLGLGLLLLLYALVDPALGYFPSCQIYRWTGVRCPGCGTQRALHALLGGRLGEALHYNYFLLIMLPLGLLYLALPHYGERWPRLARLLRHPATLLLLALLTLGWVVLRNCYGL, encoded by the coding sequence ATGCGGCGCCGGCCTGCCCTACGACTTAGTCCCTATCTCACACGCCTCAGGCGGTGGGCTAGGGACTATTGGCTTCTAGGCCTAGGGCTGCTGCTCCTGCTTTACGCCCTAGTAGACCCCGCGCTGGGCTACTTCCCCAGCTGCCAGATCTATCGCTGGACGGGCGTGCGCTGCCCAGGCTGCGGGACGCAGCGTGCGCTGCATGCCCTCCTCGGGGGACGGCTGGGCGAAGCCCTACATTATAACTACTTCCTCCTTATCATGCTCCCCCTAGGGCTGCTCTACCTAGCCTTGCCGCACTATGGGGAGCGCTGGCCGCGGCTGGCGCGCCTGCTGCGTCATCCCGCGACACTCCTCCTGCTGGCGCTCCTGACCCTGGGCTGGGTCGTCCTACGCAACTGCTACGGGCTCTAG
- a CDS encoding phosphoribosyltransferase — translation MKEVVLHGRTFEPYLTGEQVSAAVRELGLRLKNDFKGRDPLFVCIMNGSFMFASELMYTIDEEWEVAFARYKSYEGTQSTGRLKELMPVTQELKGRVVVIVEDLIDTGYTVYCLKKLFLEQGAAEVHIAAMLRKPEAVSCDVDTDYVAMDIENKFILGHGLDYDEYGRMYKDIYQLKD, via the coding sequence ATGAAAGAAGTAGTACTTCATGGTCGCACCTTCGAGCCCTATCTGACGGGCGAGCAGGTCAGTGCTGCCGTCAGAGAGCTAGGGCTGCGCCTAAAGAATGACTTCAAGGGTCGTGATCCCCTCTTCGTCTGCATCATGAACGGCTCCTTCATGTTTGCCTCCGAGCTGATGTACACCATCGACGAGGAGTGGGAGGTCGCCTTCGCACGCTACAAGAGCTACGAGGGCACGCAGAGCACGGGTCGGCTCAAGGAGCTGATGCCCGTCACTCAGGAGCTCAAGGGGCGCGTCGTCGTCATCGTTGAGGACCTCATCGACACCGGCTATACGGTGTATTGCCTCAAGAAGCTCTTCCTCGAGCAGGGCGCCGCCGAGGTCCATATCGCCGCCATGCTCCGCAAGCCCGAGGCGGTCAGCTGCGACGTCGACACCGACTACGTAGCCATGGACATCGAGAATAAGTTCATCCTCGGCCACGGCCTCGACTACGATGAGTACGGCCGCATGTACAAGGACATTTACCAACTCAAAGACTAA
- the obgE gene encoding GTPase ObgE — MAESNFVDYVKIYCRSGKGGRGSTHFRREKYIPKGGPDGGDGGRGGDIYLRANENYWTLLHLRYQRHVIATSGAPGSGKRSSGADGVDQVIEVPVGTAVYDAETGEFITDLNRNGQTELLLKGGRGGKGNTFFKTATNQAPRYAQPGEPARERTIILQLKMLADVGLVGLPNAGKSTLLSVLTAAKPKIANYPFTTLEPNLGMVRYRDDRSFVMADIPGIIEGAAEGRGLGLRFLRHIERNALLLFMIPADTERIADEYRLLLGELVKYNRELVEKRKVLAITKCDLIDEEIQGWLLDELHKELDADLPIVFISSAAHMGLTELKDLLWQELNRETKHRPESLIQQTIDVTSLSWEDEDEELPELDEEDEWDEEWDEGEELEFDWDELPEAEDSEIR, encoded by the coding sequence ATGGCAGAATCAAATTTCGTAGACTACGTCAAGATCTACTGCCGCTCCGGTAAGGGCGGTCGCGGCTCGACGCACTTCCGACGCGAGAAGTACATCCCCAAGGGTGGCCCCGATGGCGGCGACGGCGGTCGCGGTGGTGACATCTACCTGCGTGCCAATGAGAACTATTGGACGCTGCTGCACCTCCGCTACCAGCGCCACGTCATCGCTACCAGCGGTGCCCCCGGCAGCGGCAAGCGCTCCTCGGGTGCCGACGGAGTGGATCAGGTCATCGAGGTGCCCGTGGGTACGGCGGTCTACGATGCTGAGACGGGCGAGTTCATCACCGACCTCAACCGCAACGGACAGACCGAGCTGCTCCTCAAGGGTGGTCGCGGCGGGAAGGGTAATACCTTCTTCAAGACAGCCACCAACCAGGCACCCCGCTACGCACAGCCTGGCGAGCCCGCCCGCGAGCGTACCATCATCCTCCAGCTCAAGATGCTGGCGGACGTCGGCCTCGTAGGCCTGCCCAACGCTGGGAAGTCTACGCTGCTCTCCGTCCTGACGGCTGCCAAGCCCAAGATCGCCAACTATCCCTTCACCACGCTCGAGCCCAACCTCGGCATGGTGCGCTACCGTGACGATCGCTCCTTCGTCATGGCCGACATCCCAGGGATCATCGAGGGCGCAGCTGAGGGGCGTGGCCTAGGGCTGCGCTTCCTTCGTCACATCGAGCGCAATGCCCTCCTGCTCTTCATGATCCCCGCCGACACCGAGCGCATCGCCGACGAGTATCGCCTGCTGCTCGGGGAGCTGGTCAAGTACAACCGCGAGCTGGTGGAGAAGCGCAAGGTGCTGGCCATCACCAAGTGCGACCTCATCGACGAGGAGATCCAGGGCTGGCTGCTGGACGAGCTCCACAAGGAGCTGGACGCAGATCTGCCCATCGTCTTCATCTCCTCGGCAGCACACATGGGCCTCACCGAGCTCAAGGACCTGCTGTGGCAGGAGCTCAATCGTGAGACCAAGCACCGCCCCGAGAGCCTTATCCAGCAGACCATCGACGTCACCAGCCTCAGCTGGGAGGACGAGGATGAGGAGCTGCCCGAGCTGGACGAAGAGGACGAGTGGGACGAGGAGTGGGACGAAGGCGAGGAGCTGGAGTTCGACTGGGACGAGCTGCCCGAGGCCGAGGACTCAGAGATACGCTAG
- a CDS encoding DUF1573 domain-containing protein: MKRFAFILSALLLFVGIALAQATKGAVISAPVTEFDFGTILEANGKVSHTFIIKNIGDAPLIITRVSTPCSCTTPEHTREPIAPGKEGKVVVTYNPAGRPGPFYKNIAVYSNGKDGGFTLRIKGEVK, encoded by the coding sequence ATGAAACGTTTTGCTTTTATCCTCAGTGCGCTCCTGCTCTTCGTGGGGATTGCCCTAGCTCAGGCTACCAAGGGGGCAGTCATCTCGGCGCCCGTGACGGAGTTCGACTTCGGCACGATCCTGGAGGCTAATGGTAAGGTCTCGCATACCTTTATCATCAAAAATATCGGCGACGCCCCGCTGATCATCACGCGCGTCTCCACACCCTGCTCCTGCACCACGCCCGAGCATACCCGCGAGCCCATCGCCCCAGGCAAGGAGGGCAAGGTCGTCGTGACCTACAACCCCGCAGGCCGCCCCGGCCCCTTCTACAAGAATATCGCCGTCTACAGCAACGGCAAGGACGGCGGCTTCACCCTCCGCATCAAGGGCGAGGTGAAGTAA
- a CDS encoding adenylate kinase — MLNLVIFGAPGSGKGTQSEVLIAQYGFDHLSTGDILRAEIKAESELGKAAKSYIDAGQLVPDSLIIDMIEKVLQERQPKKGLIFDGFPRTVPQAEALDALLAKHATAVHAVLDLQVAEDELVERLLKRGQESGRSDDNLETIKKRLEVYHAQTAPIAQYYAQKGVHHAIAGSGAISDITARIAAVIDALG, encoded by the coding sequence ATGCTGAATTTAGTGATCTTCGGAGCCCCAGGCTCTGGTAAGGGAACGCAGAGCGAGGTGCTCATCGCTCAGTATGGCTTCGACCACCTCTCCACGGGCGACATCCTCCGCGCTGAGATCAAGGCCGAGAGCGAACTAGGGAAGGCTGCCAAGAGCTATATCGACGCTGGGCAGCTCGTCCCCGACAGCCTCATCATCGACATGATCGAGAAGGTGCTCCAGGAGCGCCAGCCCAAGAAGGGCCTTATCTTCGACGGCTTCCCCCGCACCGTGCCTCAGGCCGAGGCGCTGGATGCGCTGCTGGCGAAGCACGCTACGGCCGTGCACGCCGTCCTCGACCTGCAGGTCGCTGAGGACGAGCTCGTAGAGCGCCTCCTCAAGCGCGGCCAGGAGAGCGGTCGTAGCGATGACAACCTGGAGACGATCAAGAAGCGCCTCGAGGTCTACCACGCGCAGACGGCGCCCATCGCCCAGTACTACGCCCAGAAGGGCGTGCACCACGCCATCGCAGGCAGTGGTGCCATCAGCGACATCACAGCGCGCATCGCTGCGGTGATCGACGCACTAGGCTAA
- the dusB gene encoding tRNA dihydrouridine synthase DusB, giving the protein MKIGQSLELGREPLLLAPMEDVTDAAFRLMCRRFGADLVYTEFLSADALIRQVAGTTRKLVIDPEERPVAIQIYGREVAPMVEAARIAEAAGPDLLDLNFGCPVKRVAGKGAGSGMLRCPALMLEIVREIVKAVKIPVTVKTRLGWDHDSRIIVELAEALQDCGIQALTIHGRTRAQMYTGQADWTLIGAVKNNPRMHIPIIGNGDITAGEEARRAFDTYGVDAVMVGRATIGQPWIFEQMRHYLTTGEQLPMRAKSYYVEVLRQLVDNNIAKLDERRGILHSRRHIAASPIFKGIDHFRPVRIAMLQATTRETLFAEIARAEELLLATGDYWTE; this is encoded by the coding sequence ATGAAGATAGGACAGAGCCTAGAGCTAGGACGGGAGCCGCTACTGCTGGCTCCGATGGAGGACGTGACGGATGCCGCCTTTCGGCTGATGTGTCGCCGCTTCGGCGCTGACCTTGTCTATACCGAGTTCCTCAGCGCCGATGCCCTCATCCGTCAAGTGGCGGGCACGACGCGCAAGCTAGTCATTGACCCCGAGGAGCGCCCCGTAGCCATCCAGATCTACGGGCGTGAGGTCGCCCCCATGGTGGAGGCGGCACGCATCGCCGAGGCTGCAGGCCCCGACCTCTTGGACCTCAATTTCGGCTGTCCCGTCAAGCGGGTAGCGGGTAAGGGCGCTGGGAGCGGGATGCTTCGTTGCCCTGCCCTCATGCTGGAGATCGTACGTGAGATCGTCAAGGCGGTGAAGATCCCCGTGACGGTCAAGACACGCCTCGGCTGGGACCACGACAGTCGAATCATCGTCGAGCTGGCGGAGGCACTGCAGGACTGCGGCATCCAGGCGCTTACCATCCATGGCCGTACCCGTGCCCAGATGTACACGGGGCAGGCCGACTGGACGCTCATCGGGGCGGTGAAGAACAATCCCCGCATGCATATCCCCATCATTGGCAACGGCGATATCACGGCGGGCGAAGAGGCTCGTCGCGCCTTCGATACCTACGGCGTGGATGCCGTCATGGTAGGCCGTGCGACCATCGGGCAGCCTTGGATCTTCGAGCAGATGCGCCACTACCTCACGACGGGCGAGCAGCTGCCGATGCGTGCCAAGAGCTACTACGTCGAGGTGCTGCGTCAGCTGGTGGATAACAATATCGCTAAGCTCGATGAGCGCCGCGGAATCCTCCACAGCCGCCGCCACATCGCCGCCAGCCCCATCTTCAAGGGCATAGACCACTTCCGCCCCGTGCGCATCGCCATGCTGCAGGCCACGACCCGCGAGACGCTCTTTGCCGAGATCGCACGTGCCGAGGAGCTGCTGCTTGCCACTGGGGACTACTGGACAGAATAA
- the mltG gene encoding endolytic transglycosylase MltG, protein MSKNSVAHYQRINGRRLLPSKYRGHRSSYGRRRRPWGRYLLLLVLLFVLLGLGAGGYLYTAPAGRPEADTTYILVAPGAKYPELRQQLQSKLWLRYPRFFGWLADYRGLSSEPLRPGRYAITRDMNMAGVIDELQHGADVPLVLQPGALRTNAEILDFFAAQLWVKRDSLEAAFSDPALLSRYGMTRETLRAQLMRQPLTLRWTATGKELLDSIHSGYQRFWRGARNEAAQRLGLTPLQVTTLASIVESESAKRDEYSRIAGLYLNRLRQGIKLQSDPTVKYATGNFALKRIKGEHLAIESPYNTYRVVGLPPAPIVLPHTATIDSVLAAEAHDYLYMCAREDFSGYHRFAARFSEHLVNAKLYQQELNKRGIN, encoded by the coding sequence ATGTCAAAGAACTCTGTCGCGCACTATCAGCGCATCAACGGGCGTCGCCTCCTGCCCTCCAAGTACCGCGGGCACCGCTCCAGCTACGGGCGTCGCCGCCGTCCCTGGGGACGCTACCTCTTGCTCCTTGTCCTGCTCTTCGTCCTCCTAGGGCTGGGTGCGGGGGGCTACCTCTATACGGCACCTGCAGGACGCCCTGAGGCCGATACGACCTACATCCTCGTAGCTCCAGGGGCGAAGTACCCCGAGCTCAGACAGCAGCTGCAGTCCAAGCTCTGGCTGCGCTACCCCCGCTTCTTCGGCTGGCTGGCGGACTACCGAGGCCTGAGCTCCGAGCCGCTGCGCCCTGGACGCTATGCCATCACGCGCGATATGAATATGGCTGGGGTCATCGACGAGCTGCAGCACGGTGCGGATGTGCCCCTTGTGCTCCAGCCGGGGGCGCTGCGTACCAATGCCGAGATTCTCGATTTCTTTGCCGCCCAGCTCTGGGTCAAGCGCGACAGTCTGGAGGCTGCCTTCAGTGACCCTGCGCTCCTCTCCCGCTATGGCATGACCCGCGAGACGCTGCGTGCCCAGCTGATGCGTCAGCCGCTCACGCTGCGCTGGACGGCTACGGGGAAGGAGTTGCTGGATAGCATCCACAGCGGCTACCAGCGCTTCTGGCGCGGTGCGCGCAATGAGGCTGCCCAGCGCCTGGGGCTCACTCCGCTGCAGGTGACGACGCTGGCCTCCATCGTGGAGAGCGAGTCAGCCAAGCGCGACGAGTATAGCCGCATCGCAGGCCTCTACCTCAATCGCCTCCGTCAGGGCATAAAGTTACAGTCCGACCCGACAGTGAAGTATGCCACGGGCAACTTCGCTCTCAAGCGCATTAAGGGTGAGCACCTAGCCATCGAGTCGCCCTACAACACCTACCGCGTCGTAGGCCTCCCGCCTGCGCCCATCGTGCTGCCCCACACGGCGACCATCGACAGCGTGCTGGCGGCCGAGGCGCACGACTACCTCTACATGTGTGCCCGCGAGGACTTCTCGGGCTACCACCGCTTCGCCGCACGCTTCAGCGAGCATCTGGTCAACGCCAAGCTCTACCAGCAGGAGCTCAATAAGCGCGGCATCAACTAA
- a CDS encoding SulP family inorganic anion transporter translates to MKLGFSVRPMLLDSLKGYSRGMLTSDLLAGLIVGIVALPMAIAFAIASGVSPEVGLITAVIGGFVVSALGGSSVQIGGPTGAFIVIVLGIITEYGMSGLLVATLMAGILLVLMGLLRLGTLIKFIPYPIILGFTAGIAVTIFTTQINDLFGLGLTSLPKEFVPKWGVLLSSLGQTHWLTLAVGLGSIAIIQLTPRLTKVIPGSLVAIVVMTILGYVLKTYCGITELVTIGDRYQISTSLPPLVAPELSWELVERLISPAFTIALLGAIESLLSASVADGVIGERHRSNTELVAQGVANIIVPFVGGIPVTGAIARTMTNINNGGRSPIAGMTHAVVLLVTFLFLMPLMAYIPMAVLAGVLVVISYNMSGWRSVRASLRGPKSDVAVLVVTFLLTVIFDLTIAIELGLLLAMLLFMQRMVESTRILVSRGELELHASGDDGHQGKSERLTLPEGVEVYEIEGPFFFGIANRFEEVTSVTQAAPPVRILRMRSVPFMDSTAVRNLGILVATSKRSGTRLILSGVNERVHSTLRATGLADLIGDTYICPDIHRALEVASVYIVEGKKG, encoded by the coding sequence ATGAAGCTAGGATTCTCTGTACGACCTATGCTGCTGGATAGCCTCAAGGGCTACAGTCGGGGGATGCTGACGAGCGACCTCCTGGCAGGACTAATCGTAGGGATTGTTGCCCTACCTATGGCTATCGCCTTCGCCATCGCCAGTGGCGTCTCCCCGGAGGTGGGGCTGATTACGGCTGTAATCGGGGGCTTCGTGGTCTCCGCCCTAGGCGGTAGCTCGGTGCAGATCGGGGGGCCGACGGGCGCCTTCATCGTCATCGTGCTCGGGATCATCACCGAGTACGGCATGAGCGGGCTGCTCGTGGCGACCCTGATGGCAGGGATCCTTCTCGTGCTGATGGGACTGCTTAGGCTGGGGACGCTGATTAAGTTCATCCCCTATCCCATCATCCTAGGCTTCACGGCAGGGATTGCGGTGACGATCTTCACCACGCAGATCAATGACCTCTTCGGCCTCGGCCTCACGAGCCTGCCTAAGGAGTTCGTCCCCAAGTGGGGCGTCCTGCTCTCGAGCCTCGGACAGACCCATTGGCTGACGCTCGCCGTAGGCCTAGGGAGCATCGCGATCATCCAGCTGACGCCACGGCTGACGAAGGTCATTCCGGGTTCGCTGGTCGCGATCGTCGTGATGACGATCCTTGGCTATGTGCTGAAGACCTACTGCGGCATCACCGAGCTGGTGACCATAGGCGACCGCTATCAGATCTCCACGAGTCTGCCTCCGCTCGTCGCCCCTGAGCTGAGCTGGGAGCTGGTGGAGCGCCTCATCTCACCCGCCTTCACCATCGCGCTGCTTGGCGCCATCGAGTCGCTCCTTTCCGCTAGCGTCGCTGATGGGGTTATCGGGGAGCGCCACCGCTCCAATACGGAGCTCGTGGCGCAGGGTGTGGCCAATATCATCGTGCCCTTCGTCGGTGGGATCCCCGTCACGGGAGCCATTGCCCGCACGATGACCAACATCAACAACGGCGGGCGCAGCCCCATCGCGGGGATGACGCACGCCGTGGTACTCCTTGTGACCTTCCTCTTCCTCATGCCGCTGATGGCCTATATTCCTATGGCGGTGCTGGCAGGGGTGCTGGTGGTCATATCCTATAATATGAGTGGCTGGCGCTCTGTGCGCGCTTCGCTGCGCGGGCCGAAGAGCGATGTGGCGGTGCTGGTGGTGACCTTCCTGCTGACGGTGATCTTCGACCTGACGATCGCCATCGAGCTGGGGCTGCTGCTAGCGATGCTGCTCTTCATGCAGCGCATGGTCGAGAGCACGCGTATCCTCGTCTCGCGCGGCGAGCTCGAGCTGCATGCCTCGGGGGATGACGGACATCAGGGCAAGAGCGAGCGCCTCACGCTGCCCGAAGGGGTAGAGGTCTACGAGATCGAGGGGCCCTTCTTCTTCGGCATTGCCAATCGCTTCGAGGAAGTGACGTCGGTGACGCAGGCCGCTCCACCCGTGCGTATCCTACGTATGCGCTCGGTGCCCTTCATGGACTCGACGGCGGTGCGCAACCTCGGGATCCTCGTCGCGACCTCGAAGCGTAGCGGCACGCGCCTCATCCTCTCGGGGGTCAACGAGCGCGTCCATAGTACGCTGCGTGCCACGGGGCTAGCAGATCTCATCGGAGATACTTATATTTGTCCGGATATCCATCGGGCACTAGAGGTGGCCTCAGTATATATAGTAGAAGGAAAGAAGGGATGA